The following are encoded in a window of Sutcliffiella horikoshii genomic DNA:
- the gvpQ gene encoding gas vesicle protein GvpQ: protein MGKEIKKTLGKAAKKVFEHTPEPIKDEIKDKVKEKAKEKFVDSVQDKAEEATENLQETTEENAEKFHDKAEEGKEKAQEALLSVRDKISKVVEAGEDFQEKISSTNDDGDDRKIKGVKSIKGYTDMKGASNIKSSTKIKSSNDIKTMGS, encoded by the coding sequence ATGGGAAAAGAGATTAAAAAGACTTTAGGCAAGGCGGCAAAGAAGGTGTTTGAACACACTCCGGAGCCGATTAAAGATGAAATCAAAGATAAGGTCAAGGAAAAAGCGAAAGAGAAATTTGTGGACAGTGTGCAAGATAAAGCGGAGGAAGCAACGGAAAACCTCCAGGAGACAACAGAAGAGAATGCTGAGAAATTTCATGATAAAGCAGAAGAAGGAAAAGAAAAAGCACAGGAAGCATTACTTTCAGTCCGTGACAAGATAAGTAAAGTTGTCGAAGCGGGAGAGGATTTCCAAGAAAAGATATCCTCGACAAATGATGATGGCGATGACCGCAAAATCAAAGGTGTGAAGAGCATCAAGGGTTATACGGATATGAAAGGTGCCAGCAATATAAAAAGCTCAACAAAAATAAAATCCTCAAATGACATTAAGACAATGGGATCTTGA
- the gvpT gene encoding GvpT/GvpP family gas vesicle accessory protein yields MAVKEKNEQQEEQNEQQEEKNDNSNYSINLAIVGGVVGAGIGLLSSPGTSKKLFKNISQSEVVKVAGNQLRRSAQEMLAAQAQNGIKQLASGYMGKNVVSLMSPLKSDEKKKSKADDASSELDEIKEENKSINNRLDKIENMLGELVDSKK; encoded by the coding sequence ATGGCAGTAAAAGAAAAGAATGAACAACAAGAAGAACAGAATGAACAACAAGAAGAAAAGAACGATAATAGCAATTACTCTATCAATTTAGCAATTGTTGGAGGAGTGGTAGGTGCTGGCATCGGTCTCCTTTCTAGTCCAGGAACAAGTAAAAAGCTTTTTAAAAATATTAGCCAATCAGAAGTGGTAAAGGTTGCCGGTAACCAACTAAGAAGATCAGCCCAAGAAATGCTGGCCGCACAGGCGCAAAATGGAATCAAACAATTGGCTTCCGGATATATGGGGAAAAATGTGGTAAGCCTTATGAGTCCATTAAAAAGTGATGAGAAAAAGAAATCAAAAGCCGATGACGCTTCTTCTGAATTGGACGAAATCAAGGAAGAAAACAAAAGCATTAATAACCGACTTGATAAAATCGAAAACATGCTGGGTGAATTAGTAGATTCAAAGAAATAA
- the gvpA gene encoding gas vesicle structural protein GvpA, protein MSVQKSTDSSSLAEVIDRILDKGIVIDAFVRVSLVGIEILTVEARVVIASVDTWLRYAEAVGLLRDEVQEEGLTNRNQEGQFSF, encoded by the coding sequence ATGAGTGTTCAAAAAAGTACGGACAGTTCCAGTCTTGCAGAAGTTATTGATCGGATTCTTGATAAAGGAATCGTTATTGACGCATTTGTAAGAGTTTCATTGGTGGGAATTGAAATCCTTACAGTAGAAGCACGGGTGGTTATTGCAAGTGTGGATACATGGTTAAGATATGCAGAAGCGGTAGGCCTATTACGTGATGAGGTTCAAGAAGAGGGTCTCACTAATAGAAATCAAGAAGGCCAATTCAGTTTTTAA